The Takifugu rubripes chromosome 7, fTakRub1.2, whole genome shotgun sequence genome has a segment encoding these proteins:
- the LOC105419880 gene encoding uncharacterized protein — protein MAGNISCSSVGSQDRELRKVAQAVIVPLKSGLQSFNKVSEILLSVHADMVLPDTQTFHDIRRQILNMKRQLESSERKAAEELQDVDRQTEVLTADQGRLARLKQEKQLELDKLQKELGSYKSSLETYKDALNTQRRNLESAKETLENMRKKRDEAETMRNVGLGLLVIPFIGWAVGPVVAIAGAIDMDQASDAVDTARSEVDSCESQVTKYRNKVSEFQSLISKAEREIRHVDHKIHQTDANLRDLSGRREVVADVQSKMRRVVNQLGVLSGVGNVAELQTRHLVLLEPVMKVMEEMTTALARITGEELLNTEGIKSLLGHMKRNQEQLKCLVDAKQGADDEYY, from the exons ATGGCTGGGAACATTTCCTGTAG TTCTGTAGGTTCCCAGGACAGGGAGCTGAGGAAAGTGGCCCAGGCTGTGATCGTCCCACTGAAGAGTGGACTCCAGTCCTTCAATAAAGTTTCAGAGATCCTCCTCAGTGTCCATGCAGACATGGTCCTTCCTGACACTCAAACCTTTCATGATATAAGAAGACAGATTCTAAATATGAAACGACAACTAGAAAGCTCTGAGAGgaaagctgcagaggagctccaggacgTGGACAGGCAGACCGAGGTTCTCACTGCAGACCAGGGTCGTTTAGCAAGgctgaaacaggagaaacagtTAGAGTTAGACAAGCTACAAAAAGAGCTGGGCTCTTACAAGTCTTCTTTGGAGACCTACAAAGATGCTCTGAACACCCAGAGGAGAAACCTGGAATCAGCAAAAGAAACTTTAGAAAACATGAGAAAGAAGAGGGATGAAGCAGAGACGATGAGGAATGTAGGACTTGGTCTGCTGGTCATCCCATTCATTGGATGGGCTGTTG gcCCTGTTGTGGCTATTGCTGGTGCAATAGATATGGATCAGGCCTCTGATGCTGTCGACACTGCTAGAAGTGAGGTGGACAGCTGTGAATCTCAGGTCACAAAATACCGCAACAAAGTGTCGGAGTTCCAGAGCTTGATCTCCAAAGCTGAACGTGAAATCCGACATGTTGACCACAAAATTCATCAGACTGACGCCAACCTGCGAGATTTGTCTGGGAGGCGggaggttgttgctgatgttcagAGTAAAATGAGGAGAGTTGTCAATCAGCTGGGGGTGCTGAGTGGGGTGGGGaatgtggcagagctgcagacccGGCATCTGGTCCTGTTGGagcctgtgatgaaggtgatggaggagatgacaaCAGCACTGGCTCGGATCactggagaggagctgctgaacacaGAAGGGATAAAGAGCCTGTTGGGGCACAtgaagaggaaccaggaacaACTAAAGTGCCTGGTTGATGCTAAACAGGGAGCAGATGATGAGTATTATTAA